One window of uncultured Erythrobacter sp. genomic DNA carries:
- a CDS encoding S8 family serine peptidase, whose product MRFKLLTILAALIVASPLAAQLQVPGTGVGVGVPPVGGALGDATDALGRTLDGLDEQVQREARSLLRARDRTLSRLLRRNRDVIERDADGDLARRGELIAFGLNEPYRFALIDAGFTSLGRESIEGLDLSFTRLAVPEGMDLADAQALAGEVAPGVEIAPDHLHFQSGNALAAPASLPMMVQSATPISVEVGVIDGAPAPAIGVMSERGFARGAPKPSDHGSAVASLLRSAGVTRIRIADVYGEDPAGGNALAIARALGWLVENGSKVVSVSLVGPRNALVERAVNAARTRGVVIVAAVGNDGPAAPPAFPASYEGVVAVTGVDRRERALIEAGRALHLDYAAPGDRVYAMDARGRVKSWRGTSFATPLVAARIAAALQRGRNWRRITDAEARDLGARGPDDIYGRGLLCRGCGE is encoded by the coding sequence ATGCGCTTCAAACTGCTCACAATTCTGGCTGCTCTGATCGTAGCCAGTCCGCTCGCTGCACAATTGCAGGTGCCCGGAACCGGCGTCGGCGTCGGCGTTCCTCCGGTGGGCGGAGCGCTGGGCGATGCGACCGACGCGTTGGGCCGCACGCTCGACGGGCTTGACGAGCAGGTCCAGCGCGAGGCGCGCAGCCTTCTGCGTGCGCGCGACCGCACCCTGTCTCGCCTGCTGCGTCGCAACCGCGACGTGATCGAGCGCGATGCCGATGGCGATCTGGCGCGGCGCGGTGAGCTGATCGCGTTCGGCCTCAACGAACCCTATCGTTTTGCCCTGATAGACGCCGGCTTCACATCTTTGGGTCGCGAGTCAATTGAGGGGCTGGACCTCTCATTCACCCGTCTGGCCGTGCCAGAAGGCATGGATTTGGCCGATGCGCAGGCGCTTGCGGGCGAGGTTGCACCGGGTGTCGAGATTGCCCCTGACCATCTGCACTTCCAATCGGGCAATGCACTGGCTGCACCTGCCAGCCTGCCGATGATGGTCCAATCCGCGACGCCTATTTCCGTAGAAGTCGGTGTGATTGACGGAGCCCCCGCCCCCGCCATCGGGGTCATGTCGGAACGCGGCTTTGCCCGCGGCGCTCCCAAGCCGTCCGACCATGGCAGCGCGGTGGCGAGCCTGCTTCGCAGCGCGGGTGTCACCCGCATTCGCATCGCCGATGTCTATGGTGAGGATCCCGCGGGCGGCAACGCGCTGGCCATCGCCCGCGCACTGGGCTGGCTGGTCGAAAATGGCAGCAAAGTCGTCTCGGTCAGCCTGGTCGGCCCGCGCAACGCCTTGGTCGAACGCGCCGTCAACGCAGCCCGCACGCGCGGAGTGGTGATCGTCGCCGCGGTGGGCAATGACGGGCCAGCAGCCCCGCCGGCCTTCCCCGCCTCTTACGAAGGCGTCGTCGCAGTCACAGGCGTTGACCGGCGCGAGCGCGCGCTGATCGAGGCAGGCCGCGCGCTCCACCTCGATTACGCTGCTCCCGGCGACCGGGTCTATGCGATGGATGCGCGCGGACGGGTAAAGAGCTGGCGCGGAACCAGTTTCGCAACACCTCTGGTCGCAGCCCGCATCGCCGCCGCCCTCCAGCGCGGCCGAAACTGGCGCCGCATCACCGATGCAGAAGCGCGCGATCTGGGCGCACGCGGTCCCGACGATATCTATGGTCGCGGGCTGCTTTGCAGAGGCTGCGGCGAGTGA